One genomic window of Podarcis muralis chromosome 9, rPodMur119.hap1.1, whole genome shotgun sequence includes the following:
- the LOC114604169 gene encoding OCIA domain-containing protein 2-like isoform X2 has protein sequence MTSAPSDDKVQASSVGQKNQSPLPCPISNLNSDEFVEIRRQCKEESFWYRALPLSLGSMLITQGLLANGVLKPSPKFGSLPKLAIAGALGYGIGTMSYIRTCQKKFESAGLKPFGPGWKRHCPHVCNECKAKFESSASEKPEPSAS, from the exons ATGACTTCTGCCCCAAGTGATGATAAAGTCCAGGCCTCTTCGGTAGGACAAAAGAACCAG agCCCGCTCCCATGTCCAATCTCAAATCTTAATTCTGATGAATTTGTAGAGATTCGTCGTCAATGTAAAGAGGAAAGCTTCTGGTACAGAG CTCTTCCTCTGTCACTGGGAAGTATGCTGATCACTCAAGGATTACTTGCCAATG GTGTTCTCAAACCAAGCCCTAAATTTGGATCACTCCCTAAATTGGCAA TTGCTGGTGCCCTGGGCTATGGTATTGGGACAATGTCATACATAAGAACCTGTCAGAAGAAGTTTGAAAGCGCTGGTCTTAAACCGTTTGGTCCCGGATGGAAAAG GCACTGTCCTCATGTCTGCAACGAATGCAAAGCTAAGTTTGAATCAAGTGCATCAGAAAAGCCAGAGCCTTCTGCTTCTTAA
- the LOC114604169 gene encoding OCIA domain-containing protein 2-like isoform X1 codes for MCKLFICCKKLTFYRGSYLLATLSGAMTSAPSDDKVQASSVGQKNQSPLPCPISNLNSDEFVEIRRQCKEESFWYRALPLSLGSMLITQGLLANGVLKPSPKFGSLPKLAIAGALGYGIGTMSYIRTCQKKFESAGLKPFGPGWKRHCPHVCNECKAKFESSASEKPEPSAS; via the exons atgtgcaagttgttcatatgttgcaa GAAACTCACATTTTACCGGGGATCATATTTGCTGGCAACACTATCAGGAGCTATGACTTCTGCCCCAAGTGATGATAAAGTCCAGGCCTCTTCGGTAGGACAAAAGAACCAG agCCCGCTCCCATGTCCAATCTCAAATCTTAATTCTGATGAATTTGTAGAGATTCGTCGTCAATGTAAAGAGGAAAGCTTCTGGTACAGAG CTCTTCCTCTGTCACTGGGAAGTATGCTGATCACTCAAGGATTACTTGCCAATG GTGTTCTCAAACCAAGCCCTAAATTTGGATCACTCCCTAAATTGGCAA TTGCTGGTGCCCTGGGCTATGGTATTGGGACAATGTCATACATAAGAACCTGTCAGAAGAAGTTTGAAAGCGCTGGTCTTAAACCGTTTGGTCCCGGATGGAAAAG GCACTGTCCTCATGTCTGCAACGAATGCAAAGCTAAGTTTGAATCAAGTGCATCAGAAAAGCCAGAGCCTTCTGCTTCTTAA